Proteins co-encoded in one Deltaproteobacteria bacterium genomic window:
- a CDS encoding HAMP domain-containing histidine kinase, protein MPAVVRRLVPGPTLKRWAKGVRRCKIDAGRRPVPAVFFPRRPWPSVLGGIRGQRTMRRRAQLRGPIFGRVARGAGLGAGGMWAYGIALLLTLVATGFTAVCHELGLGDVEFAWFFVSIALASCYGTAPGVFAGVLAGFLTNFVFIPPLYDLQIEMDDVLRTLVYVTVSLVIGKLVRARQRAEAEAKDREGLLSYVAHELRTPLGAISSWAELIRRGTIPAERLPHAAEVILRNGKLLGRITQDLVDLSRMALGTLSLRREPLDPAQVVSDCVAGVRETALQKGVVIEEAVRPVGEMLADRERLSQVVGNVLNNAIRFTPAGGEVHVQLRGDGRRAVLTVTDTGGGIPPQLLPRVFEPGMRHAGSEGFGLGLTIARDIVEHHGGTISAHSDGEGLGASFTIVLPVSAAARG, encoded by the coding sequence ATGCCCGCTGTCGTCCGCCGACTCGTCCCTGGTCCCACGCTGAAACGTTGGGCGAAAGGCGTGAGACGATGCAAAATTGACGCTGGCCGCCGGCCGGTGCCGGCCGTATTTTTTCCTCGACGGCCGTGGCCGTCCGTGCTAGGAGGCATCCGAGGGCAGCGAACCATGCGGCGGCGGGCGCAGCTCCGCGGCCCCATCTTCGGAAGGGTGGCACGCGGGGCGGGTCTCGGGGCCGGGGGCATGTGGGCCTACGGGATCGCCCTTCTCCTCACGCTCGTCGCGACGGGCTTCACCGCCGTCTGCCACGAGCTCGGCCTGGGCGACGTCGAGTTCGCCTGGTTCTTCGTCTCGATCGCGCTCGCGTCCTGCTACGGAACCGCACCGGGCGTGTTCGCCGGCGTCCTGGCCGGTTTCCTGACCAACTTCGTCTTCATCCCGCCCCTCTACGACCTCCAGATCGAGATGGACGACGTCCTGCGCACCCTCGTGTACGTGACGGTCTCGCTCGTGATCGGGAAGCTCGTGCGCGCCCGCCAGCGGGCCGAGGCGGAGGCGAAGGACCGCGAGGGACTCCTCAGCTACGTCGCGCACGAGCTGAGGACGCCGCTCGGCGCGATCAGCAGCTGGGCCGAGCTCATCCGGCGCGGCACGATCCCGGCCGAACGGCTCCCGCACGCCGCGGAGGTGATCCTCCGCAACGGGAAGCTCCTGGGGCGCATCACCCAGGACTTGGTCGACCTGTCACGGATGGCGCTCGGGACCCTCTCGCTGCGACGCGAGCCTCTCGACCCCGCCCAGGTCGTGAGCGACTGCGTGGCCGGCGTGCGCGAGACCGCGCTCCAGAAGGGCGTCGTGATCGAGGAGGCCGTCCGGCCCGTCGGGGAGATGCTGGCGGATCGCGAGCGGCTCTCCCAGGTGGTCGGCAACGTCCTGAACAACGCGATCCGGTTCACACCGGCCGGCGGCGAGGTGCACGTCCAGCTGCGGGGAGACGGCCGGCGGGCCGTGCTGACCGTCACCGACACGGGCGGAGGCATCCCGCCGCAGCTGCTCCCCCGCGTCTTCGAGCCGGGGATGCGGCACGCCGGAAGCGAGGGATTCGGCCTCGGCCTCACGATCGCCAGGGACATCGTCGAGCATCACGGCGGGACGATCTCCGCTCACAGCGACGGAGAAGGCCTCGGCGCGTCCTTCACGATCGTGCTTCCGGTCAGCGCGGCAGCGCGAGGGTGA